In Gadus chalcogrammus isolate NIFS_2021 chromosome 13, NIFS_Gcha_1.0, whole genome shotgun sequence, a single genomic region encodes these proteins:
- the itih3a.1 gene encoding inter-alpha-trypsin inhibitor heavy chain H3a yields the protein MPEVQGGVLLLLLGLLYLGTLWPVQGALLVSRYDATTKETRGAIRSIQKRSVDDAKMVEVLSVTVHCTVASRFAHTVMTSSALNKANSSQEIFFEVDLPKTAFITNFSMEIEGQIYVGVVNEKEKAKKQYEKAVSSGRTAGLVKASGRKMEKFSVSVNIAAKSNVTFILTYEELLQRKFGKYEILTRINPKQLVENFQIVADIYEPQGIAFVDAHATFLSNELLPLVEKTVTDNKAHISFSPTLDQQRKCPECDGSLINGDFIIKYDVKRASSLGDIQIVNGYFVHFFAPPDLPRIPKNVVFVIDRSGSMFDTKMKQTRVAMESILSDVHPEDYFGIILFDGSIDLWKESLTKATEENVDEAIQFVRQISSRGSTNINDSVMKAIHMLQDDRRNKKLPERSVDMIILLTDGMPNAGESNLHRIQQNVCEAIGGNMTLFCLGFGDDVDYSFLDVMAKQNNGVARRIYEASDATLQLQGFYDEVASPLLSAVDLRYPDNAVDSLTPHHFSQLFNGSEIVVAGRLSENDMDNFLVEVFANGFEQDFQVQGEASVTDWDVIYPEKDYIFGDFTERLWAYLTIQQLLETSKSGPAEKKSNATAKALEMSLKYSFVTPLTSMVVTKPETEDGPSGPLIADKLTEEQRQQADKQGIGASYQHSAPRSGGYSTAVAHHPTYFVDGDPHFMIELPEREDALCFNINDSPGTIFNLVKDPSIGLLVNGQTIGDKMVAPDGKVNTYFGRLGVVHHTLGVRLEVTTEYITLSQDGQKVKLLWSDQASLKGPSVDLLLTKDRSVKVTLRDSVKFVILLHKVWKMHPYHQDYLGFYTLDSHLLSPSVHGLLGQFYHGIEFEVGDLRPGEVPEKPDATMYVKGHQLNVTRGWQRDFRKDLKKGENVPCWFIHSNGTGLIDGSAEDYIVSGLFNTV from the exons ATGCCTGAGGTGCAGGGTggtgttctgctgctgctgttgggccTTCTGTACCTCGGGACACTTTGGCCGGTCCAGGGAGCCCTGCTGGTCTCTCGCTACGATGCTACGACGAAG GAGACAAGAGGTGCCATCAGGTCCATTCAG AAAAGAAGTGTAGACGATGCAAAG ATGGTGGAGGTGCTCAGTGTCACGGTACACTGTACGGTGGCTTCTCGGTTCGCTCACACAGTCATGACCTCCAGTGCTTTGAACAAAGCCAACTCCTCCCAGGAAATATTCTTCGAGGTGGACCTGCCCAAGACGGCCTTCATCACCAACTTCAGCAT GGAGATTGAGGGTCAGATCTATGTTGGGGTTGTGAATGAAAAGGAGAAAGCCAAGAAACAGTATGAGAAGGCTGTTTCAAGTGGACGGACAGCAGGACTGGTCAA AGCTTCTGGAAGGAAAATGGAGAAGTTCTCTGTGTCTGTCAACATTGCAGCCAAGAGCAATGTGACCTTCATCCTGACCTATGAGGAGCTTCTTCAGAGGAAATTTGGCAAGTATGAGATCCTGACCCGAATAAACCCTAAACAGCTGGTCGAGAACTTTCAG attgtGGCTGATATCTATGAGCCCCAGGGCATTGCCTTTGTGGATGCCCATGCAACCTTCCTCTCCAATGAACTTCTCCCCCTGGTGGAGAAAACGGTCACAGACAACAAG GCACACATCTCCTTCTCGCCCACGCTGGATCAGCAGAGGAAGTGTCCAGAGTGTGATGGGTCTCTGATCAATGGGGATTTCATCATCAAGTATGACGTGAAACGAGCGTCAAGCCTAGGAGACATTCAG ATCGTGAACGGATACTTTGTGCATTTCTTTGCTCCTCCGGATCTTCCTCGCATCCCAAAGAATGTGGTGTTTGTCATCGACAGGAGTGGGTCAATGTTCGACACCAAGATGAAACAg ACCCGCGTGGCAATGGAATCAATTCTCTCAGACGTCCATCCAGAGGACTACTTTGGTATCATCTTATTTGATGGCTCAATTGATCTCTGGAAAGAATCCCTTACCAAAGCAACAGAGGAAAACGTGGATGAAGCCATTCAATTTGTCCGGCAAATATCTTCTAGGGGAA GCACTAACATCAATGATTCCGTAATGAAGGCCATCCACATGCTGCAAGATGACAGAAGGAACAAGAAGCTCCCAGAGAGAAGTGTGGACATGATCATTTTACTAACCGATGGAATGCCAAATGCGG GTGAAAGCAACCTTCACAGGATCCAGCAGAACGTGTGTGAAGCCATCGGTGGTAATATGACTCTGTTCTGCCTGGGCTTTGGGGATGATGTGGATTACTCCTTCCTGGATGTGATGGCCAAACAGAACAATGGCGTGGCCCGCAGGATCTACGAAGCCTCCGACGCTACCCTTCAGCTGCAG GGTTTCTACGATGAGGTGGCTAGCCCGCTGTTGTCAGCAGTGGACCTGcgttaccctgacaacgcgGTGGATTCCTTAACCCCTCATCACTTCAGTCAGTTGTTCAATGGCTCAGAGATCGTGGTGGCCGGGCGGCTGTCTGAAAACGACATGGACAACTTCCTGGTGGAAGTGTTTGCCAATGGG TTCGAGCAGGACTTCCAGGTGCAGGGCGAGGCTAGTGTCACCGACTGGGACGTGATCTATCCAGAGAAAGATTACATCTTTGGGGACTTCACTGAGCGCCTGTGGGCCTACCTCACCATCCAACAACTATTGGAGACCAG TAAGAGTGGGCCAGCAGAGAAGAAGAGCAACGCCACGGCCAAAGCCCTGGAGATGTCCCTGAAGTACAGCTTCGTCACGCCCCTCACCTCCATGGTGGTCACCAAGCCAGAGACCGAGGATGGTCCCAGCGGGCCCCTCATAGCAGACAAGCTGACTGAGG AACAACGGCAGCAGGCTGACAAACAGG GTATAGGTGCAAGTTATCAGCACTCAGCCCCTCGATCTGGAGGCTACAGTACTGCTGTTGCTCATCATCCTACATACTTTG TGGATGGAGATCCTCATTTCATGATCGaactgccagagagagaggacgctCTGTGCTTCAACATCAATGACTCACCTGGAACCATCTTTAACCTGGTCAAAGACCCCTCCATAG GACTTTTGGTCAATGGTCAGACCATTGGGGATAAGATGGTTGCCCCTGATGGTAAAGTCAACACCTACTTTGGCCGCCTTGGTGTTGTCCATCACACCCTGGGGGTGAGGCTGGAGGTGACCACTGAGTACATCACTCTGTCCCAGGATGGACAAAAGGTCAAGCTGCTGTGGTCAGATCAAGCTTCCCTAAAAGGACCCAG TGTGGATCTGCTTTTGACCAAGGACCGGAGCGTCAAGGTGACTTTAAGAGATTCTGTAAAGTTTGTGATCCTGCTCCACAAAGTGTGGAAGATGCACCCCTACCACCAGGACTACCTGGGATTCTACACTCTGGACAGccaccttctctctccatccgtcCATGGTCTGCTAG GTCAGTTCTACCATGGGATTGAGTTTGAAGTTGGAGATCTACGTCCAGGAGAGGTTCCTGAGAAACCAGACGCCACCATGTATGTCAAAGGACATCAGCTCAATGTGACCAG AGGTTGGCAACGGGACTTCAGGAAGGATTTGAAGAAAGGAGAAAATGTGCCATGCTGGTTCATCCACAGTAATGGGACAGGGCTCATTGATGGCAGTGCTGAAGATTACATCGTGTCAGGCCTCTTTAACACTGTTTGA
- the LOC130401444 gene encoding inter-alpha-trypsin inhibitor heavy chain H3-like: MSEVRGGVLLLLLGLLYLGTLWPIQGALLVSRYDATTKETRGAIRSIQKRSVDDAKMVEVLSVTVHCTVASRFAHTVMTSSALNKANSSQEIFFEVDLPKTAFITNFSMEIEGQIYVGVVNEKEKAKKQYEKAVSSGRTAGLVKASGRKMEKFSVSVNIAAKSNVTFILTYEELLQRKFGKYEILTRINPKQLVENFQIVADIYEPQGIAFVDAHATFLSNELLPLVEKTVTDNKAHISFSPTLDQQRKCPECDGSLINGDFIIKYDVKRASSLGDIQIVNGYFVHFFAPPDLPRIRKNVVFVIDRSGSMSGPKMIQTRVAMESILSDVHPEDYFGIILFDSSIDLWKKSLTKATEENVDEAIQFVRQIYPRGTTNINDSVMKAIHMLQDDRRNKKLPERSVDMIILLTDGMPNAGESNLQRIQQNVCEAIGGNMTLFCLGFGDDVDYSFLDVMAKQNNGVARRIYEASDATLQLQGFYDEVASPLLSAVDLRYPDNAVDSLTPHHFSQLFNGSEIVVAGRLSENDMDNFLVEVFANGFEQDFQVQGEASVTDWDVIYPEKDYIFGDFTERLWAYLTIQQLLETSKSGPAEEKSNATAKALEMSLKYSFVTPLTSMVVTKPETEDGPSGPLIADKLTEEQRQQADKQGAVNYRQSAPQSGFMRTSVAHHPTYFVDGDPHFMIELPEREDALCFNINDSPGTIFNLVKDPSIGLLVNGQTIGDKMVAPDGKVNTYFGRLGVVHHTLGVRLEVTTEYITLSQDGQKVKLLWSDQASLKGPSVDLLLTKDRSVKVTLRDSVKFVILLHKVWKMHPYHQDYLGFYTLDSHLLSPSVHGLLGQFYHGIEFEVGDLRPGEVPEKPDATMYVKGHQLNVTRGWQRDFRKDLKKGENVPCWFIHSNGTGLIDGSAEDYIVSSLFNTV, translated from the exons ATGTCTGAGGTGCGAGGTggtgttctgctgctgctgttgggccTTCTGTACCTCGGGACACTTTGGCCGATCCAGGGAGCCCTGCTGGTCTCTCGCTACGATGCTACGACGAAG GAGACAAGAGGTGCCATCAGGTCCATTCAG AAAAGAAGTGTAGACGATGCAAAG ATGGTGGAGGTGCTCAGTGTCACGGTACACTGTACGGTGGCTTCTCGGTTCGCTCACACAGTCATGACCTCCAGTGCTTTGAACAAAGCCAACTCCTCCCAGGAAATATTCTTCGAGGTGGACCTGCCCAAGACGGCCTTCATCACCAACTTCAGCAT GGAGATTGAGGGTCAGATCTATGTTGGGGTTGTGAATGAAAAGGAGAAAGCCAAGAAACAGTATGAGAAGGCTGTTTCAAGTGGACGGACAGCAGGACTGGTCAA AGCTTCTGGAAGGAAAATGGAGAAGTTCTCTGTGTCTGTCAACATTGCAGCCAAGAGCAATGTGACCTTCATCCTGACCTATGAGGAGCTTCTTCAGAGGAAATTTGGCAAGTATGAGATCCTGACCCGAATAAACCCTAAACAGCTGGTCGAGAACTTTCAG attgtGGCTGATATCTATGAGCCCCAGGGCATTGCCTTTGTGGATGCCCATGCAACCTTCCTCTCCAATGAACTTCTCCCCCTGGTGGAGAAAACGGTCACAGACAACAAG GCACACATCTCCTTCTCGCCCACGCTGGATCAGCAGAGGAAGTGTCCAGAGTGTGATGGGTCTCTGATCAATGGGGATTTCATCATCAAGTATGACGTGAAACGAGCGTCAAGCCTAGGAGACATTCAG ATCGTGAACGGATACTTTGTGCATTTCTTTGCTCCTCCGGATCTCCCCCGTATCCGAAAAAATGTGGTGTTTGTCATTGACAGGAGTGGTTCAATGTCAGGCCCTAAGATGATCCAG ACCCGCGTGGCAATGGAATCAATTCTCTCAGACGTCCATCCAGAGGACTACTTTGGTATCATCTTATTTGATAGCTCAATTGATCTCTGGAAAAAATCCCTTACCAAAGCAACAGAGGAAAACGTGGATGAAGCCATTCAATTTGTCCGGCAAATATATCCTAGGGGAA CCACTAACATCAATGATTCCGTAATGAAGGCCATCCACATGCTGCAAGATGACAGAAGGAACAAGAAGCTCCCAGAGAGAAGTGTGGACATGATCATTTTACTAACCGATGGAATGCCAAATGCGG GTGAAAGCAACCTTCAAAGGATCCAGCAGAACGTGTGCGAAGCCATCGGTGGTAATATGACTCTGTTCTGCCTGGGCTTTGGGGATGATGTGGATTACTCCTTCCTGGACGTGATGGCCAAACAGAACAATGGCGTGGCCCGCAGGATCTACGAAGCCTCCGACGCTACCCTTCAGCTGCAG GGTTTCTACGATGAGGTGGCTAGCCCGCTGTTGTCGGCAGTGGACCTGcgttaccctgacaacgcgGTGGATTCCTTAACCCCTCATCACTTCAGTCAGTTGTTCAATGGCTCAGAGATCGTGGTGGCCGGGCGGCTGTCTGAAAACGACATGGACAACTTCCTGGTGGAAGTGTTTGCCAATGGG TTCGAGCAGGACTTCCAGGTGCAGGGCGAGGCTAGTGTCACCGACTGGGACGTGATCTACCCAGAGAAGGATTACATCTTTGGGGACTTCACTGAGCGCCTGTGGGCCTACCTCACCATCCAACAACTACTGGAGACCAG TAAGAGTGGGCCagcagaggagaagagcaaCGCCACGGCCAAAGCCCTGGAGATGTCCCTGAAGTACAGCTTCGTCACGCCCCTCACCTCCATGGTGGTCACCAAGCCAGAGACCGAGGATGGTCCCAGCGGGCCCCTCATAGCAGACAAGCTGACTGAGG AACAACGGCAGCAGGCTGACAAACAGG GTGCAGTAAATTATCGGCAATCAGCCCCTCAATCAGGCTTCATGAGAACCAGTGTTGCTCATCATCCTACATACTTTG TGGATGGAGATCCTCATTTCATGATCGaactgccagagagagaggacgctCTGTGCTTCAACATCAATGACTCACCTGGAACCATCTTTAACCTGGTCAAAGACCCCTCCATAG GACTTTTGGTCAATGGTCAGACCATTGGGGATAAGATGGTTGCCCCTGATGGTAAAGTCAACACCTACTTTGGCCGCCTTGGTGTTGTCCATCACACCCTGGGGGTGAGGCTGGAGGTGACCACTGAGTACATCACTCTGTCCCAGGATGGACAAAAGGTCAAGCTGCTGTGGTCAGATCAAGCTTCCCTAAAAGGACCCAG TGTGGATCTGCTTTTGACCAAGGACCGGAGCGTCAAGGTGACCTTAAGAGATTCTGTAAAGTTTGTGATCCTGCTCCACAAAGTGTGGAAGATGCACCCCTACCACCAGGACTACCTGGGATTCTACACTCTGGACAGccaccttctctctccatccgtcCATGGTCTGCTAG GTCAGTTCTACCATGGGATTGAGTTTGAAGTTGGAGATCTACGTCCAGGAGAGGTTCCTGAGAAACCAGACGCCACCATGTATGTCAAAGGACATCAGCTCAATGTGACCAG AGGTTGGCAACGGGACTTCAGGAAGGATTTGAAGAAAGGAGAAAATGTGCCATGCTGGTTCATCCACAGTAATGGGACAGGGCTCATTGATGGCAGTGCTGAAGATTACATCGTGTCAAGCCTCTTTAACACTGTTTGA